One window from the genome of Streptomyces sp. NBC_00287 encodes:
- a CDS encoding DEDDh family exonuclease: protein MLEDRTPAASAPTAWPTAYPKGYAVVDVETTGLARDDRIISAAVYRLDARGEVEDHWYTLVNPERDPGPVWIHGLTSDVLEGAPLFPDIAEEFSARLADRVLVAHNAVFDWQMIAREYARAEREAPVRQRLCTIALSKELGLPLPNHKLESLAAHFGVVQQRAHHALDDARVLAEAFRPSLKAAAEGGVRLPLHECLPLTEWTDRAVPRQQGSYGGYRPTSWRPARKRPACPYPNPGRYEEGKRLKQGMRIAFSGDTSVERDLLEDRAIEAGLHVATSISRLTSLLVTNDPDSGTSKVVKARQYGTPVVDEAAFGQLLGDVEPASER from the coding sequence ATGCTCGAAGACCGTACGCCGGCAGCGTCCGCCCCCACAGCGTGGCCGACCGCGTATCCGAAGGGATACGCGGTCGTTGACGTGGAGACCACCGGACTGGCCCGGGACGACCGGATAATCTCGGCGGCCGTCTACCGGCTGGACGCACGCGGCGAGGTCGAGGACCACTGGTACACGCTGGTCAACCCGGAGCGCGACCCGGGCCCGGTGTGGATCCACGGTCTGACGAGCGACGTGCTGGAGGGCGCGCCCCTCTTCCCGGACATCGCCGAGGAGTTCTCCGCGCGCCTGGCGGACCGGGTGCTCGTGGCGCACAACGCCGTCTTCGACTGGCAGATGATCGCCCGTGAGTACGCGCGCGCGGAGCGCGAGGCGCCCGTGCGGCAGCGGCTGTGCACCATCGCGCTCTCCAAGGAGCTGGGCCTGCCGCTGCCCAACCACAAGCTGGAGTCGCTGGCCGCGCACTTCGGTGTCGTCCAGCAGCGCGCGCACCACGCGCTGGACGACGCGCGCGTGCTGGCGGAAGCGTTCCGGCCGAGCCTGAAGGCCGCGGCCGAGGGCGGCGTACGGCTTCCGCTGCACGAGTGTCTGCCGCTGACCGAGTGGACGGACCGGGCCGTGCCGCGGCAGCAGGGAAGCTACGGCGGCTACCGGCCGACGAGTTGGCGGCCTGCCCGCAAAAGACCTGCCTGCCCCTATCCCAACCCAGGTCGGTACGAAGAGGGCAAAAGGCTCAAGCAGGGCATGCGGATCGCCTTCTCCGGCGACACCTCCGTCGAGCGCGACCTCCTGGAGGACCGGGCGATCGAGGCCGGACTGCATGTCGCCACCAGCATCTCCCGGCTGACCAGCCTGCTCGTCACCAATGACCCGGACTCGGGTACGTCCAAAGTGGTCAAGGCGCGGCAGTACGGGACCCCGGTCGTCGACGAGGCGGCGTTCGGGCAGCTCCTCGGAGATGTGGAACCGGCGTCGGAGCGGTGA
- a CDS encoding VIT1/CCC1 transporter family protein translates to MTEPAHDEAHGGALGERLNWLRAAVLGANDGIVSTAGLVVGVAGATDDRAALLTAGLAGLLAGSMSMAAGEYVSVSTQRDSEKAALAVEKRELREQPEAELEELTELLEGRGLSREVAREAAEQLTARDALKAHARVELGIDPDALTNPWHAAWASFFAFTAGALLPLLAIVLPPSAARVPVTVASVLAALVLTGWSSARLGAAAPGQAVLRNVAGGALAMAVTYGVGSLLGAAGV, encoded by the coding sequence GTGACGGAACCAGCGCATGACGAGGCCCACGGCGGCGCGCTCGGAGAACGGCTGAACTGGCTGCGGGCGGCGGTGCTCGGCGCGAACGACGGCATCGTGTCCACGGCCGGTCTCGTGGTCGGTGTGGCGGGCGCCACGGACGACCGCGCGGCCCTGTTGACGGCGGGTCTGGCCGGGCTGCTCGCCGGCTCGATGTCGATGGCGGCGGGCGAGTACGTCTCCGTCTCCACCCAGCGCGACTCGGAGAAGGCCGCCCTGGCCGTGGAGAAGCGGGAGTTGCGCGAACAGCCCGAGGCGGAACTGGAGGAACTGACCGAACTCCTCGAAGGCCGCGGCCTGTCCCGCGAGGTGGCCCGCGAGGCCGCGGAACAGCTCACCGCGCGGGACGCCCTGAAAGCGCACGCACGCGTGGAGCTCGGCATCGACCCCGACGCACTGACGAACCCCTGGCACGCGGCCTGGGCCAGCTTTTTCGCCTTCACGGCGGGGGCGCTGCTGCCGTTGCTGGCGATCGTCCTGCCTCCGTCCGCGGCCCGGGTCCCGGTCACCGTCGCCTCGGTCCTGGCGGCCCTGGTCCTGACGGGCTGGAGCAGCGCCCGCCTAGGAGCCGCGGCTCCGGGACAGGCGGTACTGCGGAACGTGGCGGGCGGGGCGCTGGCGATGGCGGTCACGTATGGAGTGGGGTCGTTGCTGGGGGCGGCGGGCGTTTAG
- a CDS encoding zinc-dependent alcohol dehydrogenase family protein yields MRATTIHAPFDMRVADVPDAVVQLPTDAVVRVLRACICGSDLWAYRGEAERQPGQRIGHEFLGVVEETGSDVSGVQTGDLVVAPFMWSDGVCDYCREGLTTSCEHGGFWGSVGSDGGQGEAVRVPFADGTLVRLPKDAASDERLLTALLTLSDVMGTGHHAALTAGARPGATVAVVGDGAVGLCAVLAAKRLGAERIVALGRHQVRTDIARRFGATDVVAERGEAAVEAVRELTRGQGAHAVVEAVGTEQSMRTAVNITRDGGGIGFVGVPHGSGTGLDLGVMFDRNIALRGGVAPVRAYIPELLPDVLEGRIDPSPVFDMTVGLEGVPEGYKAMDERIALKVMVTI; encoded by the coding sequence ATGCGCGCCACGACCATCCACGCCCCGTTCGACATGCGGGTGGCGGACGTACCCGACGCCGTAGTCCAGCTGCCCACCGACGCCGTGGTCCGGGTGCTGCGCGCCTGCATCTGCGGCAGCGACCTGTGGGCGTACCGGGGCGAGGCGGAGCGGCAGCCCGGGCAGCGGATCGGGCACGAGTTCCTCGGTGTGGTCGAGGAGACCGGCTCCGACGTCTCCGGCGTGCAGACCGGTGACTTGGTCGTCGCGCCCTTCATGTGGTCCGACGGCGTCTGCGACTACTGCCGGGAGGGTCTGACCACCTCCTGCGAGCACGGTGGCTTCTGGGGCTCCGTCGGCTCCGACGGCGGGCAGGGCGAGGCCGTGCGCGTGCCCTTCGCCGACGGCACCCTCGTCCGGCTGCCCAAGGACGCCGCCTCCGACGAGCGGCTTCTGACCGCCCTGCTGACCCTGTCCGACGTCATGGGCACCGGCCATCACGCCGCCCTCACCGCGGGCGCCCGCCCCGGCGCCACGGTCGCCGTCGTCGGCGACGGAGCCGTCGGTCTGTGCGCTGTGCTGGCCGCCAAGCGGCTCGGCGCCGAGCGCATCGTCGCGCTCGGCCGCCACCAGGTCCGCACCGACATCGCGCGCCGCTTCGGCGCCACCGACGTCGTCGCCGAGCGCGGCGAGGCCGCCGTCGAGGCCGTCCGCGAACTCACCCGCGGCCAGGGCGCGCACGCCGTCGTCGAGGCGGTCGGCACCGAGCAGTCCATGCGTACGGCCGTGAACATCACCCGCGACGGCGGCGGCATCGGCTTCGTCGGCGTGCCGCACGGCAGCGGCACCGGGCTCGACCTCGGCGTCATGTTCGACCGGAACATCGCGCTGCGCGGCGGGGTCGCGCCGGTCCGCGCGTACATCCCCGAGCTGCTGCCCGACGTCCTGGAGGGCCGTATCGATCCCTCGCCGGTCTTCGACATGACGGTCGGTCTGGAGGGCGTGCCGGAGGGCTACAAGGCGATGGACGAGCGCATCGCGCTCAAGGTGATGGTCACCATCTGA
- a CDS encoding sterol desaturase family protein gives MPNLPDVVLWSIPAFVLLTVVEMISVRLHPDEEAAGYETKDAATSLGMGLGSLFWDFLWKIPIVAIYTAIYELTPLRVPVLLWTVPLMLLAQDFFYYWSHRGHHVVRILWACHVVHHSSEKFNLTTALRQPWTSLTVWPFYVPLIACGVHPAALAFCSSANLVYQFWIHTERIDKMPRWFEFVFNTPSHHRVHHASQGGYLDRNFGGILIVWDRLFRSFVAETERPVFGLTKNINTYNPVKVATHEYLSIAKDLKAARSWRDRAGHLFRGPGWQPAPEPARESVSA, from the coding sequence ATGCCGAACCTGCCCGATGTCGTGCTGTGGTCGATACCCGCCTTCGTCCTGCTCACCGTGGTCGAGATGATCAGCGTCCGTCTCCATCCCGACGAGGAGGCCGCGGGATATGAGACGAAGGACGCCGCGACCAGCCTCGGTATGGGGCTCGGCAGTCTGTTCTGGGACTTCCTGTGGAAGATCCCCATCGTCGCGATCTATACGGCGATCTATGAGCTGACGCCTCTGCGGGTGCCCGTCCTGTTGTGGACGGTTCCGCTGATGCTGCTCGCGCAGGACTTCTTCTACTACTGGTCCCACCGCGGCCACCATGTCGTGCGCATCCTGTGGGCCTGCCATGTCGTGCACCACTCCAGTGAGAAGTTCAACCTCACCACCGCACTGCGCCAGCCCTGGACCTCCCTGACCGTCTGGCCGTTCTACGTCCCTCTCATCGCCTGCGGTGTGCACCCGGCCGCGCTCGCCTTCTGCTCCTCGGCGAACCTCGTCTACCAGTTCTGGATCCACACCGAGCGCATCGACAAGATGCCCCGGTGGTTCGAGTTCGTGTTCAACACGCCCTCCCACCACCGCGTCCACCACGCCTCCCAGGGCGGCTATCTCGACCGGAACTTCGGCGGCATCCTCATCGTCTGGGACCGGCTGTTCCGGTCCTTCGTCGCCGAGACCGAGCGTCCAGTTTTCGGACTGACCAAGAACATCAACACGTACAACCCGGTGAAGGTCGCCACCCACGAGTACCTCTCCATCGCCAAGGACCTGAAGGCGGCCCGGAGTTGGCGCGACCGGGCCGGGCATCTCTTCCGCGGACCCGGCTGGCAGCCCGCCCCGGAACCGGCGCGGGAGAGCGTGTCGGCGTGA
- a CDS encoding lysoplasmalogenase codes for MKRVLLAAFALAALVDLGSLAADYDPGHLVAKPLLMPLLAGYAALSGAPRLLVAALLFGWGGDVLLLSDAEPAFLAGMGSFAAGHVCYLLLFKGRGAHQPFLLAGYGVALTATVAALWPDLPADLRVPVAGYSLLLTAMAYRAGSRFGLLAGLGGALFMLSDTLIATGVAEWPQPPRPDLWIMLTYIAAQILLVTGTLRALEARPYPAATYGEVRSTTL; via the coding sequence GTGAAGCGCGTTCTTCTGGCGGCCTTCGCTCTGGCCGCCCTCGTCGACCTCGGCTCCCTCGCCGCCGACTACGACCCCGGACACCTCGTCGCCAAGCCGCTGCTGATGCCGCTGCTCGCCGGGTACGCCGCCCTGTCCGGGGCGCCCCGGCTCCTGGTCGCCGCCCTGCTGTTCGGCTGGGGCGGCGACGTCCTGCTGCTGTCCGACGCCGAGCCCGCCTTCCTCGCCGGAATGGGCTCCTTCGCGGCCGGGCACGTCTGCTACCTGCTGCTGTTCAAGGGGCGCGGGGCGCACCAGCCGTTCTTGCTCGCCGGGTACGGCGTCGCCCTGACCGCCACCGTGGCCGCGCTCTGGCCCGACCTCCCGGCCGACCTTCGGGTACCGGTCGCCGGTTACAGCCTGCTGCTCACGGCCATGGCCTACCGCGCGGGCAGCCGGTTCGGCCTGCTCGCCGGGCTCGGCGGGGCGCTCTTCATGCTGTCCGACACCCTCATCGCGACCGGCGTCGCCGAGTGGCCCCAGCCGCCCCGGCCCGACCTGTGGATCATGCTCACCTATATTGCGGCGCAGATCCTCCTGGTCACTGGCACACTCAGAGCCCTCGAAGCGCGTCCGTATCCGGCGGCGACGTACGGTGAGGTGCGCTCGACCACCCTCTGA